Proteins from a genomic interval of Labrus mixtus chromosome 24, fLabMix1.1, whole genome shotgun sequence:
- the LOC132959415 gene encoding microtubule-associated protein 2-like isoform X6 → MADGRQPDEHWASNGQENGENGYSAYSSAYRENGYHGGAAAHPGTTVDDSANLPPSPPPSPSAEQIGPVAQDIVEVVSQQEEEEEAPEEPQSYPEEVAYEQPGDLLLEQTDYLAETQALGCQQAQIPEVLNGGSHPVEQSPSQQGMESHQPLSVAHQSRERTTERAYRSPEKRSSLPRPAKSLTRHIPAAEQDDNSTPSRPTSFQSRADNRSGRATGTESARSRSVRSGASTPGSTAVTPGTPPSYSCRTPGSRTPGSHTPKSFSVLQEKKVAVIRTPPKSPSSAQRQLKVLNQPLPDLKNVKSKIGSTSNLKHQPKGGQVQILHEKVDFSHVQSKCGSKDNLRHAPKGGNVMIPSVKLDFSHVQAKCGSLDKIQHAAGGGNIQIQTKKIDLSHVTSKCGSMSNIRHRPGGGNVRIENVKLDFKDKAQPKIGSLGNTSHTPGGGNVMIESHKLSFRETAKARVDHGAEIIVTHSPGVETGGTSPRLSSTGSINLESPQLSTLAQDVTAALAKQGL, encoded by the exons ATGGCAGACGGTCGACAGCCAGACGAGCACTGGGCCTCAAACGGCCAGGAGAACGGCGAGAATGGCTACTCCGCCTACAGCTCTGCGTACAGGGAGAACGGATACCACGGCGGGGCAGCTGCACACCCTGGAACGACAG TGGATGACTCAGCCAATTtgcctccctcccctcccccctctccatcCGCTGAGCAGATTGGGCCTGTGGCACAAG ATATAGTAGAGGTTGTCAGTcaacaagaggaagaggaggaggctccAGAGGAGCCCCAAAGTTACCCAGAGGAGGTGGCATATGAGCAGCCTGGAGATTTGCTCTTAGAGCAGACAGATTATTTAGCAGAGACCCAAGCTTTGGGCTGCCAGCAAGCCCAGATCCCTGAGGTCCTCAATGGAGGAAGTCATCCAGTTGAACAGAGTCCATCACAACAAG GTATGGAAAGCCATCAGCCCCTCAGCGTGGCCCACCAGTCCAGGGAGAGGACCACT GAGAGAGCATACCGCAGCCCCGAGAAAAGGTCGTCCCTGCCCAGGCCTGCCAAGTCTCTGACGCGCCACATCCCTGCTGCTGAACAGGACGACAACAGCACCCCCTCCAGGCCAACCT CGTTCCAGTCCAGAGCGGACAACAGGTCTGGAAGAGCCACAG GCACAGAATCGGCTCGTTCCCGATCAGTCCGCAGCGGCGCCTCCACCCCTGGCTCCACCGCCGTCACACCCGGCACACCCCCAAGTTACTCCTGCCGCACTCCTGGCTCACGCACCCCCGGCAGCCACACGCCCAAGTCCTTCAGCGTCCTCCAGGAGAAGAAGGTGGCGGTGATCCGAACCCCACCGAAGTCCCCGTCCTCCGCCCAGCGGCAGCTGAAGGTCCTCAATCAGCCCCTGCCTGACCTGAAGAATGTAAAGTCCAAGATCGGGTCGACATCCAACCTCAAGCACCAGCCAAAAGGCGGACAG GTTCAAATTTTACACGAGAAGGTGGACTTCAGTCATGTTCAGTCAAAGTGCGGCTCCAAGGATAATCTGAGGCACGCGCCCAAAGGAGGCAAT GTCATGATCCCGAGCGTCAAACTGGACTTCAGCCACGTTCAGGCGAAGTGTGGCTCCCTGGACAAGATCCAACACGCGGCGGGAGGCGGAAAC ATCCAAATCCAGACCAAGAAGATCGACTTGAGCCACGTCACCTCCAAATGTGGCTCCATGTCCAACATCCGCCACAGACCAG GCGGAGGCAACGTGCGCATTGAGAATGTGAAGCTGGACTTTAAAGACAAGGCCCAGCCCAAGATCGGCTCCCTGGGCAACACCAGCCACACTCCTGGAGGCGGGAACGTCATG ATCGAGAGCCACAAACTGTCTTTCCGTGAAACAGCCAAAGCTCGGGTGGATCATGGCGCGGAAATCATCGTCACCCACTCCCCCGGCGTCGAGACGGGTGGCACTTCCCCTCGTCTGTCCTCCACCGGCAGCATCAACCTGGAGTCACCGCAGCTCTCCACGCTGGCCCAGGACGTCACCGCCGCCCTCGCCAAACAGGGCTTATGA
- the LOC132959415 gene encoding microtubule-associated protein 2-like isoform X5, which yields MADGRQPDEHWASNGQENGENGYSAYSSAYRENGYHGGAAAHPGTTVDDSANLPPSPPPSPSAEQIGPVAQEDIVEVVSQQEEEEEAPEEPQSYPEEVAYEQPGDLLLEQTDYLAETQALGCQQAQIPEVLNGGSHPVEQSPSQQGMESHQPLSVAHQSRERTTERAYRSPEKRSSLPRPAKSLTRHIPAAEQDDNSTPSRPTSFQSRADNRSGRATGTESARSRSVRSGASTPGSTAVTPGTPPSYSCRTPGSRTPGSHTPKSFSVLQEKKVAVIRTPPKSPSSAQRQLKVLNQPLPDLKNVKSKIGSTSNLKHQPKGGQVQILHEKVDFSHVQSKCGSKDNLRHAPKGGNVMIPSVKLDFSHVQAKCGSLDKIQHAAGGGNIQIQTKKIDLSHVTSKCGSMSNIRHRPGGGNVRIENVKLDFKDKAQPKIGSLGNTSHTPGGGNVMIESHKLSFRETAKARVDHGAEIIVTHSPGVETGGTSPRLSSTGSINLESPQLSTLAQDVTAALAKQGL from the exons ATGGCAGACGGTCGACAGCCAGACGAGCACTGGGCCTCAAACGGCCAGGAGAACGGCGAGAATGGCTACTCCGCCTACAGCTCTGCGTACAGGGAGAACGGATACCACGGCGGGGCAGCTGCACACCCTGGAACGACAG TGGATGACTCAGCCAATTtgcctccctcccctcccccctctccatcCGCTGAGCAGATTGGGCCTGTGGCACAAG AAGATATAGTAGAGGTTGTCAGTcaacaagaggaagaggaggaggctccAGAGGAGCCCCAAAGTTACCCAGAGGAGGTGGCATATGAGCAGCCTGGAGATTTGCTCTTAGAGCAGACAGATTATTTAGCAGAGACCCAAGCTTTGGGCTGCCAGCAAGCCCAGATCCCTGAGGTCCTCAATGGAGGAAGTCATCCAGTTGAACAGAGTCCATCACAACAAG GTATGGAAAGCCATCAGCCCCTCAGCGTGGCCCACCAGTCCAGGGAGAGGACCACT GAGAGAGCATACCGCAGCCCCGAGAAAAGGTCGTCCCTGCCCAGGCCTGCCAAGTCTCTGACGCGCCACATCCCTGCTGCTGAACAGGACGACAACAGCACCCCCTCCAGGCCAACCT CGTTCCAGTCCAGAGCGGACAACAGGTCTGGAAGAGCCACAG GCACAGAATCGGCTCGTTCCCGATCAGTCCGCAGCGGCGCCTCCACCCCTGGCTCCACCGCCGTCACACCCGGCACACCCCCAAGTTACTCCTGCCGCACTCCTGGCTCACGCACCCCCGGCAGCCACACGCCCAAGTCCTTCAGCGTCCTCCAGGAGAAGAAGGTGGCGGTGATCCGAACCCCACCGAAGTCCCCGTCCTCCGCCCAGCGGCAGCTGAAGGTCCTCAATCAGCCCCTGCCTGACCTGAAGAATGTAAAGTCCAAGATCGGGTCGACATCCAACCTCAAGCACCAGCCAAAAGGCGGACAG GTTCAAATTTTACACGAGAAGGTGGACTTCAGTCATGTTCAGTCAAAGTGCGGCTCCAAGGATAATCTGAGGCACGCGCCCAAAGGAGGCAAT GTCATGATCCCGAGCGTCAAACTGGACTTCAGCCACGTTCAGGCGAAGTGTGGCTCCCTGGACAAGATCCAACACGCGGCGGGAGGCGGAAAC ATCCAAATCCAGACCAAGAAGATCGACTTGAGCCACGTCACCTCCAAATGTGGCTCCATGTCCAACATCCGCCACAGACCAG GCGGAGGCAACGTGCGCATTGAGAATGTGAAGCTGGACTTTAAAGACAAGGCCCAGCCCAAGATCGGCTCCCTGGGCAACACCAGCCACACTCCTGGAGGCGGGAACGTCATG ATCGAGAGCCACAAACTGTCTTTCCGTGAAACAGCCAAAGCTCGGGTGGATCATGGCGCGGAAATCATCGTCACCCACTCCCCCGGCGTCGAGACGGGTGGCACTTCCCCTCGTCTGTCCTCCACCGGCAGCATCAACCTGGAGTCACCGCAGCTCTCCACGCTGGCCCAGGACGTCACCGCCGCCCTCGCCAAACAGGGCTTATGA
- the LOC132959415 gene encoding microtubule-associated protein 2-like isoform X3: MADGRQPDEHWASNGQENGENGYSAYSSAYRENGYHGGAAAHPGTTVDDSANLPPSPPPSPSAEQIGPVAQDQPEEHVSKASCESAVKEEETQEASIRQECTVATAEGEDVASIEPHSTSIKDKELSETSSIEKGTQEEKDIVEESAMTHPLMESEAKETKQPSLAEALPSCEEEESEDNTLTSKSETCEIKELAGTINKECQDSSMDNTLDKPPVTDICKQDSIKSGPELLTEVKDSSAPETGAKSYFETSKTHEDSSQAQSYYELSTATETHFTGEIKSNLQKPEEKQETIQKTTSGFVLEQSISLNISVGSSAGLTVKGEKTKALSESLGPISGSFDEPEVYPSTPSVESQCQFPPAVTITQTTTESFEDISNNEENTSISRFERTGSLSEMLDLAGALPSIERKELDHMRRKSMPCNVSALVERSLAKLALGDQTSEEVGEESQLEELGYCVFNEYSGPMPSPADVPSPGDSPHQRFPSVESEVEEELGTKVVEDVQKAEQQEDHKGTVPEIAQKIVLEKRDTPVKSSLILERAVPSGIKPDRLRIPMTSTKDRLTEFRLETGLPGDIQIQAIPEVDVEKDPSREASPIPPDISFTFSSSETGIRTPTPRSPDDTKSETQATELKPRKDDLPEDQGKNEPESEGTDHRATKLEMELEKSVWKETSEDQEMENQNIPLPYRSLVEGTETGDGGIPVRLDGKEKQETSTAGQDLSTEKPFEDKLKLPKDKSSPKPTISSPIIIIPQAQVEEEEEEADEDDDIEIAEEPQEMMEEPEVPVLSKKDKAIGDIGTVEQKRVQVTLMVEDQLVDEDPKSGAEEWSRSAHNSDGEPATDSSHLSPCSEHDQAVEGGREDGMQEAKVAHISKDEQSEDKVQLVEKDQLLGEEVEEVCSDKVLEEREFKTKEDDGNREERLGKDGEEKDIEIGQEVEETSDVSCQVANDETTMDVSILDTDSGWIDSQDDDKSIVTEQIEALPQIQSPISAPVVDKPAKRAPGRGRGRPGTTEGKVFRKGPSQRPPREEIKKKKVVVRRADQNKVLALQSRSPSRKSVARVAARHPRPALLHGSARRKATGMESHQPLSVAHQSRERTTERAYRSPEKRSSLPRPAKSLTRHIPAAEQDDNSTPSRPTCTESARSRSVRSGASTPGSTAVTPGTPPSYSCRTPGSRTPGSHTPKSFSVLQEKKVAVIRTPPKSPSSAQRQLKVLNQPLPDLKNVKSKIGSTSNLKHQPKGGQVQILHEKVDFSHVQSKCGSKDNLRHAPKGGNVMIPSVKLDFSHVQAKCGSLDKIQHAAGGGNIQIQTKKIDLSHVTSKCGSMSNIRHRPGGGNVRIENVKLDFKDKAQPKIGSLGNTSHTPGGGNVMIESHKLSFRETAKARVDHGAEIIVTHSPGVETGGTSPRLSSTGSINLESPQLSTLAQDVTAALAKQGL; this comes from the exons ATGGCAGACGGTCGACAGCCAGACGAGCACTGGGCCTCAAACGGCCAGGAGAACGGCGAGAATGGCTACTCCGCCTACAGCTCTGCGTACAGGGAGAACGGATACCACGGCGGGGCAGCTGCACACCCTGGAACGACAG TGGATGACTCAGCCAATTtgcctccctcccctcccccctctccatcCGCTGAGCAGATTGGGCCTGTGGCACAAG ACCAGCCAGAAGAACATGTCAGTAAGGCCTCGTGTGAGTCTGCtgtgaaagaagaggaaactCAAGAGGCATCCATTCGTCAGGAGTGTACAGTTGCAACAGCTGAGGGAGAAGATGTTGCCTCGATTGAACCTCACTCCACatcaataaaagacaaagagctcTCTGAAACCTCCTCAATTGAGAAGGGTACCCAAGAGGAAAAGGATATAGTAGAAGAGTCTGCAATGACTCACCCGCTTATGGAGTCTgaagcaaaagaaacaaaacaaccttCACTTGCAGAAGCGTTGCCTAGCTGTGAGGAGGAAGAAAGCGAGGATAACACCCTAACAAGCAAATCAGAAACATGTGAAATCAAAGAATTAGCAGGGACAATAAATAAGGAATGTCAAGATAGCAGCATGGACAATACGTTGGATAAGCCACCAGTGACTGACATTTGTAAGCAAGATAGCATCAAGTCAGGTCCAGAACTACTTACAGAGGTCAAAGACTCATCAGCTCCAGAAACTGGAGCAAAATCCTACTTCGAGACATCAAAAACCCATGAAGATTCTTCACAAGCCCAGAGCTATTACGAACTCAGcacagcgacagagacacacttCACAGGTGAAATCAAGAGCAATTTGCAGAAGCCTGAGGAAAAGCAGGAGACGATTCAAAAAACAACTTCTGGCTTTGTTTTGGAACAAAGTATTTCCTTAAACATTAGCGTTGGGTCTTCGGCAGGGCTCACGGTGAAGGGAGAGAAGACAAAAGCCCTTTCAGAGAGCTTGGGTCCAATTAGTGGAAGTTTTGATGAACCTGAGGTATACCCTTCGACACCATCAGTGGAAAGCCAATGTCAGTTTCCTCCAGCTGTTACCATAACACAAACTACCACTGAGTCCTTTGAAGATATATCCAACAACGAAGAAAATACTTCTATTTCTAGATTTGAACGTACGGGCAGCCTCTCTGAGATGTTGGACCTGGCTGGAGCCCTTCCATCAATCGAGAGGAAGGAGCTTGATCACATGAGACGAAAGTCCATGCCTTGCAATGTATCCGCTTTGGTAGAGAGATCTTTGGCCAAGCTTGCCTTGGGGGATCAAACCTCGGAAGAGGTAGGAGAGGAAAGCCAGCTAGAGGAACTGGGCTAttgtgttttcaatgagtaCTCGGGGCCTATGCCTTCTCCTGCTGATGTACCAAGTCCAGGAGACTCCCCGCACCAGCGTTTTCCATCTGTAGAGAGTGAGGTCGAGGAGGAACTTGGCACAAAAGTAGTTGAGGATGTTCAAAAGGCAGAGCAACAAGAAGATCATAAAGGAACTGTCCCTGAGATTGCTCAAAAAATAGTGCTTGAAAAGAGAGATACACCAGTAAAGTCTTCCTTGATTCTTGAAAGAGCTGTGCCAAGCGGAATAAAACCTGATCGCCTAAGAATACCGATGACTTCTACAAAAGACAGACTGACTGAGTTTCGTTTGGAGACAGGCCTACCTGGTGACATACAGATCCAAGCAATCCCTGAGGTAGATGTTGAAAAAGACCCCTCGAGAGAGGCATCTCCTATCCCACCAGACATCTCCTTTACTTTCAGTTCTTCGGAAACTGGAATCAGAACTCCAACACCCAGATCCCCAGATGATACAAAATCAGAAACCCAAGCCACTGAACTGAAGCCAAGGAAAGATGACTTACCAGAGGACCAGGGAAAGAACGAGCCAGAGTCTGAGGGGACTGATCATAGAGCCACCAAGTTAGAAATGGAATTGGAGAAATCTGTATGGAAGGAAACCAGTGAGGACCAAGAAATGGAAAACCAAAACATACCTTTACCATATCGGTCTTTAGTAGAGGGCACAGAAACAGGTGACGGTGGGATACCTGTGAGATTGgatggaaaagaaaagcaagaaaCCTCCACAGCTGGTCAGGATTTAAGCACTGAGAAGCCCTTTGAAGATAAATTGAAGTTACCAAAAGATAAAAGTTCACCAAAGCCAACAATATCCTCCCCAATTATCATCATACCACAAGCccaagtagaagaagaagaagaagaagcagatgaAGACGATGATATTGAGATTGCTGAAGAGCCTCAAGAGATGATGGAGGAACCTGAAGTGCCTGTGCTCTCCAAGAAAGATAAAGCAATCGGAGATATTGGGACGGTAGAGCAAAAGAGAGTACAGGtaacgctgatggtagaggatcAGCTGGTGGATGAAGATCCAAAGTCTGGAGCAGAAGAATGGAGTCGTAGTGCCCACAACAGTGATGGGGAGCCTGCCACGGACAGTTCACACCTGTCTCCATGCTCGGAGCATGATCAAGCGGTTGAAGGTGGTAGAGAAGATGGAATGCAGGAGGCTAAAGTAGCACATATAAGTAAGGATGAACAGAGTGAAGATAAGGTTCAGTTGGTAGAAAAGGACCAACTACTTGGGGAAGAAGTGGAGGAAGTTTGTTCCGATAAGGTACTTGAAGAGAGGGAGTTCAAAACCAAAGAAGATGATGGTAACAGGGAAGAGAGGTTGGGTAAGGATGGGGAGGAGAAAGACATTGAGATTGGTCAGGAAGTGGAGGAGACCTCAGACGTTTCCTGCCAAGTGGCTAACGATGAAACCACTATGGATGTCTCCATCCTAGATACAGACAGTGGCTGGATTGACTCACAAG ATGATGACAAAAGTATCGTGACAGAGCAAATCGAAGCCCTTCCTCAGATCCAGAGTCCTATCAGTGCACCTGTGGTGGACAAACCCGCTAAACGGGCCCCTGGCAGAGGAAGGGGCCGTCCTGGTACTACTGAGGGTAAAGTGTTTCGAAAAGGACCCAGCCAACGTCCACCAAGAGAGGAgatcaagaagaaaaaag taGTCGTGAGGAGGGCTGACCAGAATAAGGTGTTAGCCCTCCAAAGTCGTTCTCCATCTCGAAAGAGTGTAGCCAGAGTGGCGGCCAGACATCCTAGGCCTGCTCTGCTTCACGGCTCTGCTAGACGCAAGGCCACAG GTATGGAAAGCCATCAGCCCCTCAGCGTGGCCCACCAGTCCAGGGAGAGGACCACT GAGAGAGCATACCGCAGCCCCGAGAAAAGGTCGTCCCTGCCCAGGCCTGCCAAGTCTCTGACGCGCCACATCCCTGCTGCTGAACAGGACGACAACAGCACCCCCTCCAGGCCAACCT GCACAGAATCGGCTCGTTCCCGATCAGTCCGCAGCGGCGCCTCCACCCCTGGCTCCACCGCCGTCACACCCGGCACACCCCCAAGTTACTCCTGCCGCACTCCTGGCTCACGCACCCCCGGCAGCCACACGCCCAAGTCCTTCAGCGTCCTCCAGGAGAAGAAGGTGGCGGTGATCCGAACCCCACCGAAGTCCCCGTCCTCCGCCCAGCGGCAGCTGAAGGTCCTCAATCAGCCCCTGCCTGACCTGAAGAATGTAAAGTCCAAGATCGGGTCGACATCCAACCTCAAGCACCAGCCAAAAGGCGGACAG GTTCAAATTTTACACGAGAAGGTGGACTTCAGTCATGTTCAGTCAAAGTGCGGCTCCAAGGATAATCTGAGGCACGCGCCCAAAGGAGGCAAT GTCATGATCCCGAGCGTCAAACTGGACTTCAGCCACGTTCAGGCGAAGTGTGGCTCCCTGGACAAGATCCAACACGCGGCGGGAGGCGGAAAC ATCCAAATCCAGACCAAGAAGATCGACTTGAGCCACGTCACCTCCAAATGTGGCTCCATGTCCAACATCCGCCACAGACCAG GCGGAGGCAACGTGCGCATTGAGAATGTGAAGCTGGACTTTAAAGACAAGGCCCAGCCCAAGATCGGCTCCCTGGGCAACACCAGCCACACTCCTGGAGGCGGGAACGTCATG ATCGAGAGCCACAAACTGTCTTTCCGTGAAACAGCCAAAGCTCGGGTGGATCATGGCGCGGAAATCATCGTCACCCACTCCCCCGGCGTCGAGACGGGTGGCACTTCCCCTCGTCTGTCCTCCACCGGCAGCATCAACCTGGAGTCACCGCAGCTCTCCACGCTGGCCCAGGACGTCACCGCCGCCCTCGCCAAACAGGGCTTATGA